A genomic stretch from Bradyrhizobium quebecense includes:
- a CDS encoding acyl-CoA dehydrogenase C-terminal domain-containing protein codes for MPTYKAPVEDVSFLLNDVFQIDRYGNLPGFTDASADVREAILGEAAKLSEEVLQPLNRTGDLEGCKRNDDGSVTTPKGFKEAFRQVAEGGWLGLSAPTEFGGQGLPVTLSQAVNEFQISANMAFSMYGGLTMGATAALLVHGTPEQKKTYVPKMVAGEWTGTMNLTEPQCGTDLGLLRTKAVRQADGSFKITGTKIFISAGEHDLAENIIHLVLARIEGAPAGIKGVSLFVVPKVLVNADGSLGQRNGVTCGSIEHKMGIHGNSTCVMNYDNATGWLIGEENKGMQGMFVMMNEARLGVAVQGLAQSEVAYQNAVAYARERLQGRSLTGVKAADKPADPIIVHPDVRRTLLTIRAFNEAARAMVVWTALKSDVAHRSNDPKDRQAADDHMGLMTPVLKGVLTDTGFANTVSAQQMFGGHGYIAEHGMEQFVRDARIAMIYEGANGIQALDLVGRKLPRDGGRAAMAFFGEVAAFAKEHGGDEAMKPFITPLSTALGHLQQATGWLMQNALTKPDNAGAAATDFMKLFGLVALGYMWAKMAKVAQDKAAAGATPYLNTKLVTGRFFMERLLPETAVHLARIQSGSATTMELAAEAF; via the coding sequence ATGCCGACCTACAAAGCCCCCGTCGAAGACGTCAGCTTCCTGTTGAACGACGTTTTCCAGATCGATCGCTACGGCAATCTTCCCGGCTTTACCGATGCGTCGGCCGATGTGCGCGAGGCGATCCTCGGCGAGGCCGCCAAGCTCAGCGAAGAGGTGTTGCAGCCGCTCAATCGCACAGGCGATCTCGAAGGCTGCAAGCGCAATGACGACGGCAGCGTCACCACGCCGAAAGGCTTCAAGGAAGCCTTCAGGCAGGTCGCCGAAGGCGGCTGGCTCGGCCTGTCGGCGCCGACTGAATTTGGCGGCCAGGGCCTGCCGGTGACGCTCTCGCAGGCGGTCAACGAATTCCAGATCTCCGCCAACATGGCATTCTCGATGTATGGCGGGCTGACCATGGGCGCGACCGCCGCGCTCCTGGTGCACGGCACCCCCGAGCAGAAGAAGACCTATGTGCCGAAGATGGTTGCCGGCGAGTGGACCGGCACCATGAACCTGACCGAGCCGCAGTGCGGCACCGATCTCGGTCTGCTCCGCACCAAGGCGGTGCGCCAGGCCGACGGCAGCTTCAAGATCACGGGCACCAAGATCTTCATCTCCGCCGGCGAGCACGACCTCGCCGAGAACATCATCCACCTGGTGCTGGCGCGCATCGAAGGCGCGCCGGCCGGCATCAAGGGCGTCTCGCTGTTCGTCGTTCCCAAGGTGCTGGTCAATGCCGACGGCTCGCTCGGCCAGCGCAACGGCGTCACCTGCGGCTCGATCGAGCACAAGATGGGCATCCACGGCAATTCCACCTGTGTGATGAACTACGACAACGCCACCGGCTGGCTGATCGGCGAAGAGAACAAGGGCATGCAGGGCATGTTCGTGATGATGAACGAGGCTCGCCTCGGCGTCGCCGTGCAGGGCCTCGCGCAGTCCGAGGTCGCCTATCAGAACGCGGTCGCCTATGCGCGCGAGCGCCTGCAGGGCCGCTCGTTGACCGGCGTCAAGGCGGCCGACAAGCCGGCCGATCCGATCATCGTGCATCCCGACGTGCGTCGCACGCTGCTCACGATCCGCGCCTTCAACGAGGCGGCGCGCGCCATGGTGGTGTGGACCGCGCTGAAGAGCGACGTCGCGCACCGCTCCAACGACCCGAAGGACCGCCAGGCCGCCGACGATCACATGGGCCTGATGACGCCGGTGCTGAAGGGCGTTCTGACCGACACCGGCTTCGCCAACACGGTTTCCGCGCAGCAGATGTTCGGCGGCCACGGCTATATCGCCGAGCACGGCATGGAGCAGTTCGTGCGCGATGCCCGCATCGCGATGATCTATGAGGGCGCCAACGGTATCCAGGCGCTCGACCTGGTCGGCCGCAAGCTGCCGCGCGACGGCGGCCGCGCCGCGATGGCATTCTTCGGCGAGGTCGCGGCCTTCGCCAAGGAGCATGGCGGCGACGAGGCGATGAAGCCGTTCATTACCCCGCTCTCCACCGCGCTCGGCCATCTGCAGCAGGCCACCGGCTGGCTGATGCAGAACGCGCTGACCAAGCCCGACAATGCCGGCGCCGCCGCGACCGATTTCATGAAATTGTTCGGCCTCGTCGCGCTCGGCTACATGTGGGCGAAGATGGCCAAGGTGGCGCAGGACAAGGCCGCCGCCGGCGCCACGCCCTATCTCAACACCAAGCTCGTGACCGGCCGCTTCTTCATGGAGCGGCTGCTGCCGGAGACCGCCGTGCATCTGGCCCGGATCCAGAGCGGCAGCGCCACCACGATGGAATTGGCCGCGGAAGCGTTCTGA
- the gstA gene encoding glutathione transferase GstA, translating to MKLYYSPGACSLSPHIALLEAGLPYDLVKVDLRAKKLENGDDFLQVNPKGQVPALALDTGEMVTEGPIIIQMIADRVADRKLAPARDSNERYKLLEWLNYITTELHKNLGPMFSPVLADDAKAFFKDRAMGKFKYVESQLAGRDYLMGNQFTVADGYLFTMMMWAQDRLGFDFSGLPNVTAYKARVAARPKVQEALKKEGLLKAA from the coding sequence ATGAAGCTTTATTACTCCCCCGGTGCCTGCTCCCTCTCCCCCCACATCGCCCTGCTCGAGGCCGGCCTGCCCTACGACCTGGTCAAGGTCGATCTGCGCGCCAAGAAGCTCGAAAACGGCGACGATTTCCTGCAAGTGAACCCCAAGGGCCAGGTGCCCGCGCTGGCGCTGGATACCGGCGAGATGGTCACCGAAGGGCCGATCATCATCCAGATGATCGCCGACAGGGTCGCCGACCGGAAGCTGGCACCGGCGCGGGACTCCAACGAGCGCTACAAACTGCTCGAATGGCTGAACTACATCACGACCGAGCTGCACAAGAATCTCGGTCCGATGTTCTCGCCCGTGCTGGCCGACGACGCCAAGGCCTTCTTCAAGGATCGCGCCATGGGCAAGTTCAAATATGTCGAGAGCCAGCTCGCCGGGCGCGACTATCTGATGGGCAACCAGTTCACGGTCGCCGACGGCTACCTGTTCACCATGATGATGTGGGCGCAAGACCGCCTCGGCTTCGACTTCTCCGGCCTGCCCAATGTGACGGCCTACAAGGCCCGCGTCGCGGCGCGCCCGAAGGTGCAGGAAGCGCTGAAGAAGGAAGGCCTGCTGAAGGCGGCCTGA
- a CDS encoding MarR family winged helix-turn-helix transcriptional regulator yields the protein MKRKLSSEATAAWIRLMRVPSRVLDCVEQDLKKAGFPPLAWYDALLELSRAPSGELRPVELERQMLIPQYSTSRLIDKLVDEGLAARRECKIDKRGQFVEITEAGRELQKKMWSAYSAAIDKHVGSKLSDADAARLCGLLDRLGCSCGDAKGDTKVDAKSDTKAAPARDGVPAR from the coding sequence ATGAAACGCAAGCTATCGAGCGAGGCGACGGCCGCCTGGATCCGCCTGATGCGGGTGCCGAGCCGGGTGCTGGACTGCGTCGAGCAGGATTTGAAGAAGGCCGGCTTTCCGCCGCTCGCCTGGTATGACGCCTTGCTCGAGCTGTCGCGCGCGCCGTCGGGCGAACTGCGCCCGGTCGAGCTCGAGCGGCAGATGCTGATCCCGCAATATTCGACCTCGCGGCTGATCGACAAGCTGGTCGACGAGGGGCTTGCCGCCCGGCGCGAATGCAAGATCGACAAGCGCGGCCAGTTCGTCGAGATCACCGAGGCCGGTCGCGAGCTCCAGAAGAAGATGTGGAGCGCCTATTCGGCCGCGATCGACAAGCATGTCGGCTCCAAATTGTCCGATGCCGACGCGGCCAGGCTGTGCGGCCTGCTCGACCGTCTGGGCTGCTCCTGCGGCGACGCCAAAGGTGACACCAAGGTCGATGCGAAGAGCGATACCAAGGCCGCGCCGGCGCGAGACGGCGTGCCTGCCCGATGA
- a CDS encoding acetyl-CoA C-acetyltransferase, which produces MPEAYIYDHVRTPRGRGKADGALHEVTALALATVPLKSLKERNNLPEDSVDDVILGVVDPVGEAGSDIARFAALKAGLGKKVPGVQISRFCASGLDAVNFAAAQIMSGQHELVIGGGAESMSRVGIGASGGAWPMDPSMAVPAYFMPQGISADLIATKYGFSRDDVDAYAVQSQQRAAKAWDEGRFNKSVVPVKDINGLTILAKDEHMRPTTTMQSLAQLQPSFAAMAAMAGFDAVAIQSHPEVEKVNYVHHAGNSSGIVDGAGAVLLGSKEAGAKHGLKPRAKIRAFANIGSEPAMMLTGPVDVTEKLFERSGMKKSDIDLFELNEAFASVVLRYIQAFDIDNAKINVNGGAIALGHPLGATGAMILGTVLDELERTNKETALVTLCIGGGMGTATIIERV; this is translated from the coding sequence ATGCCTGAGGCATACATCTACGATCACGTTCGTACCCCGCGCGGCCGCGGCAAGGCCGATGGCGCGCTCCACGAGGTCACCGCGCTGGCGCTCGCCACGGTGCCGCTGAAGTCGCTCAAGGAGCGCAACAATCTGCCCGAGGACTCCGTCGACGACGTCATCCTCGGCGTGGTCGATCCGGTCGGCGAGGCCGGCTCCGACATCGCCCGCTTCGCCGCGCTGAAGGCCGGTCTCGGCAAGAAGGTGCCGGGCGTGCAGATCAGCCGCTTCTGCGCTTCCGGCCTCGATGCCGTGAACTTCGCCGCGGCCCAGATCATGAGCGGCCAGCATGAGCTCGTGATCGGCGGCGGCGCCGAATCGATGAGCCGCGTCGGCATCGGTGCCTCCGGCGGCGCATGGCCGATGGATCCCTCGATGGCGGTGCCGGCCTATTTCATGCCGCAGGGCATCTCGGCCGATCTGATCGCGACCAAATACGGTTTTTCGCGCGACGACGTCGATGCCTATGCCGTGCAGAGCCAGCAGCGTGCGGCCAAGGCCTGGGACGAAGGTCGCTTCAACAAGTCGGTGGTGCCGGTCAAGGACATCAACGGCCTGACCATCCTGGCCAAGGACGAGCACATGCGCCCGACCACGACGATGCAGTCGCTGGCGCAGCTGCAGCCGTCCTTCGCGGCGATGGCGGCGATGGCCGGTTTCGACGCGGTGGCGATCCAGTCGCACCCCGAGGTCGAGAAGGTCAATTACGTGCATCACGCCGGCAATTCCTCCGGCATCGTCGACGGCGCCGGCGCCGTGCTGCTCGGCAGCAAGGAGGCAGGCGCGAAACACGGCCTGAAGCCGCGCGCAAAAATCCGCGCGTTCGCCAATATCGGCTCGGAGCCTGCGATGATGCTGACCGGCCCGGTCGACGTCACCGAAAAGCTGTTCGAGCGTTCCGGCATGAAGAAGTCGGACATCGACCTGTTCGAGCTCAACGAGGCCTTCGCCTCGGTGGTGCTGCGCTACATCCAGGCGTTCGACATCGACAACGCCAAGATCAACGTCAATGGCGGCGCGATCGCGCTCGGCCATCCGTTAGGGGCGACCGGCGCGATGATCCTGGGCACCGTGCTCGACGAGCTCGAGCGCACCAACAAGGAGACGGCGCTGGTGACGCTGTGCATCGGCGGCGGCATGGGCACCGCCACCATCATCGAGCGCGTGTAG
- a CDS encoding PadR family transcriptional regulator, whose product MALGDAILACLTERPMTGYELAKTFDASIGFFWKADHQQIYRELSRLRDKGHVQGREVVQSGKPNKLVYTLTAEGRAALKHWAARPSVPPSIKDDLLVRLYALDCVDIEPLRTDLMARLEHHRDRYERYERLLNKRFPDGTAPPADVGKMLSLRLGMRHERMVVEWCEEALDALSAMSGRSNVLPLDDGKREGNG is encoded by the coding sequence TTGGCACTCGGTGACGCAATCCTCGCCTGCCTCACGGAACGTCCGATGACGGGCTATGAGCTCGCCAAGACGTTCGACGCCTCGATCGGCTTCTTCTGGAAGGCCGACCATCAGCAGATCTACCGCGAGCTCTCCCGCCTGCGCGACAAGGGCCATGTCCAGGGCCGCGAGGTGGTGCAATCCGGCAAGCCGAACAAGCTGGTCTACACGCTGACGGCCGAGGGCCGCGCGGCGCTGAAGCACTGGGCGGCGCGGCCGAGCGTTCCGCCCTCGATCAAGGACGACCTCTTGGTCCGGCTCTACGCGCTCGACTGCGTCGACATCGAGCCGCTGCGCACCGACCTGATGGCGCGGCTGGAGCATCACCGCGACCGCTATGAGCGCTACGAGCGCCTGCTCAACAAGCGCTTTCCCGACGGCACCGCACCGCCGGCCGATGTCGGCAAGATGCTCAGTCTGCGTCTCGGGATGCGCCATGAGCGCATGGTGGTGGAGTGGTGCGAGGAGGCGCTCGACGCGCTGTCGGCGATGTCCGGCCGCAGCAATGTGCTGCCGCTCGACGACGGCAAGCGCGAAGGCAACGGCTAG
- a CDS encoding nuclear transport factor 2 family protein, with translation MSKPGLDKWYAYMKSHDTAALWDLLHPDAVFESPVVHTPQRGRDITFKYLTSAAKVLGGPTFKYLGEWRNDTGAVLEFENEIEGIKLNGVDIITFDGDGRITHFKVMVRPLKAINLLHRMMGEELMKQSGATSQSQSR, from the coding sequence ATGAGCAAGCCGGGCCTCGACAAGTGGTACGCCTACATGAAGTCCCACGATACCGCCGCTCTGTGGGATCTGCTGCATCCCGACGCGGTGTTCGAAAGCCCGGTCGTGCACACGCCGCAGCGCGGCCGCGACATCACCTTCAAATATCTCACCAGCGCCGCCAAGGTGCTCGGCGGCCCGACCTTCAAGTATCTCGGCGAGTGGCGCAACGACACCGGCGCGGTGCTCGAATTCGAGAACGAGATCGAAGGCATCAAGCTGAACGGCGTCGACATCATCACGTTCGACGGTGACGGCCGGATCACGCATTTCAAGGTGATGGTGCGCCCGCTCAAGGCGATCAACCTGCTGCATCGGATGATGGGCGAGGAGTTGATGAAGCAGAGCGGCGCAACGTCGCAATCACAGTCTCGCTAG
- a CDS encoding 3-hydroxyacyl-CoA dehydrogenase NAD-binding domain-containing protein: MAFKNFKFDVDADGIALVTWDIPGRSMNVFDEVSTREIDDIIKQTTSDAAIKGVVITSAKEAFCAGADLSMLEGMNRSYAQLFKEKGEEAANQMLFEQSRQMSQSFRAIETSGKPWVAAINGLALGGGFEITLACHYRVAAENPKTRLGLPEIKVGLFPGAGGTQRVPRLVSPQDAMQLLLKGEAVNLTRAKALNLIHAVVPAADLIKAAKDWIKGGGKAVAPWDEKGFKLPGGPVFSKMGMQMFPAGNAIYRRETYDNYPAARAIMSCVYEGLQLPIDAALRVESRYFTQILRSKEGAAMIRSLFLSMQELNKGARRPAGVPPTKVKKLAVIGAGFMGASVGYVSAQAGIDVVLVDRDQDSADKGKGHAKTVVDGLVAKGRMKQEAGDAILARISATADYNVISDCDLVIEAVFEDRKVKADTYAKAQPLLKSGAIFASNTSTLPINSLAEEFKDQGKFIGIHFFSPVEKMMLVEIILGKNTGDVALATALDYVRAIGKTPIVVNDSRGFFANRCVMRYISEGNEMLLEGVPPAMIENTAKMAGMPVGPLSLQDEVALDLGLKITKATEADLGPNAIDQAQKKLMVEMVEKQGRFGRKNGKGFYDYPEKGKGQKSLWPGLADLQPKQLDPDTLSVEELKQRFLVVQAVEAARTVEDHVITDVREADVGSILGFGFAPFTGGALSYIDFMGTKNFVALCHAFEKKYGSRFTPPKLLEEMAAKGETFYGRFPPKKQAA; encoded by the coding sequence ATGGCCTTCAAGAATTTCAAGTTCGACGTTGACGCCGACGGCATCGCGCTGGTCACCTGGGATATCCCCGGCCGCTCGATGAACGTGTTCGACGAGGTCTCGACCCGGGAGATCGACGACATCATCAAGCAGACGACGAGCGATGCCGCGATCAAAGGCGTTGTGATCACCTCGGCCAAGGAGGCGTTCTGCGCCGGCGCCGACCTCTCGATGCTCGAGGGCATGAACCGCAGCTACGCGCAGCTCTTCAAGGAGAAGGGCGAGGAAGCCGCGAACCAGATGCTGTTCGAGCAGAGCCGCCAGATGTCGCAGTCGTTCCGCGCGATCGAGACCTCGGGCAAGCCGTGGGTCGCCGCGATCAACGGCCTCGCGCTCGGCGGCGGTTTCGAGATCACGCTGGCCTGCCACTACCGCGTCGCGGCCGAGAACCCCAAGACTCGCCTCGGTCTGCCCGAGATCAAGGTCGGCCTGTTTCCCGGCGCCGGCGGTACCCAGCGCGTGCCGCGCCTGGTGTCGCCGCAGGACGCGATGCAATTGCTGCTCAAGGGCGAGGCGGTCAATCTGACCCGCGCCAAGGCGCTCAATCTGATTCACGCCGTCGTGCCCGCGGCCGATCTGATCAAGGCCGCGAAGGACTGGATCAAGGGCGGCGGCAAGGCGGTCGCGCCGTGGGACGAGAAGGGCTTCAAGCTGCCCGGCGGCCCCGTCTTCTCCAAGATGGGCATGCAGATGTTCCCGGCCGGCAACGCGATCTATCGCCGCGAGACCTACGACAATTATCCGGCCGCGCGCGCCATCATGAGCTGCGTCTATGAAGGCCTGCAGCTGCCGATCGACGCCGCGTTACGGGTCGAGTCGCGCTACTTCACGCAAATCCTGCGCTCGAAGGAAGGGGCTGCGATGATCCGCTCGCTGTTCCTGTCGATGCAGGAATTGAACAAGGGCGCGCGCCGCCCGGCGGGTGTGCCGCCGACCAAGGTGAAGAAGCTCGCCGTGATCGGCGCCGGCTTCATGGGCGCCAGCGTCGGCTATGTCTCGGCGCAGGCCGGCATCGACGTCGTGCTGGTCGATCGCGACCAGGACAGCGCCGACAAGGGCAAGGGCCACGCCAAGACCGTGGTCGACGGCCTGGTCGCGAAGGGCCGGATGAAGCAGGAGGCCGGCGACGCCATCCTCGCGCGCATCTCGGCCACTGCGGACTACAACGTGATCTCGGACTGCGACCTCGTCATCGAGGCGGTGTTCGAGGACCGCAAGGTCAAGGCCGACACCTATGCCAAGGCGCAGCCGCTATTGAAGTCGGGCGCGATCTTCGCCTCCAACACCTCGACGCTGCCGATCAATTCGCTGGCCGAGGAGTTCAAGGACCAGGGCAAGTTCATCGGCATCCACTTCTTCTCGCCGGTCGAGAAGATGATGCTGGTCGAGATCATCCTGGGCAAGAACACCGGCGACGTCGCGCTGGCGACCGCGCTCGACTATGTCCGCGCGATCGGCAAGACGCCCATTGTGGTGAACGATTCCCGCGGCTTCTTCGCCAACCGCTGCGTGATGCGCTACATCTCCGAGGGCAATGAGATGCTGCTCGAGGGCGTGCCGCCGGCCATGATCGAGAACACCGCCAAGATGGCCGGCATGCCGGTCGGGCCGCTGTCGCTGCAGGACGAGGTCGCGCTCGATCTCGGCCTGAAGATCACCAAGGCGACCGAGGCCGATCTCGGCCCCAACGCGATCGACCAGGCGCAGAAGAAACTGATGGTCGAGATGGTCGAGAAGCAGGGCCGCTTCGGCCGCAAGAACGGCAAGGGCTTCTACGATTATCCGGAGAAGGGCAAGGGTCAGAAGAGCCTGTGGCCGGGGCTCGCCGATCTGCAGCCGAAGCAGCTCGATCCCGACACGCTCAGCGTCGAGGAATTGAAGCAGCGCTTCCTGGTGGTGCAGGCGGTGGAAGCCGCGCGTACCGTCGAGGATCACGTCATCACCGACGTGCGCGAGGCGGATGTCGGCTCGATCCTCGGCTTCGGCTTCGCGCCGTTCACCGGCGGTGCGCTGTCCTACATCGACTTCATGGGCACCAAGAATTTCGTCGCGCTCTGCCACGCCTTCGAGAAGAAATACGGCTCGCGCTTCACGCCACCGAAGCTGCTCGAGGAGATGGCGGCCAAGGGCGAAACCTTCTACGGCCGCTTCCCGCCGAAGAAGCAGGCGGCGTGA